A window from Ruminiclostridium josui JCM 17888 encodes these proteins:
- the scpB gene encoding SMC-Scp complex subunit ScpB, giving the protein MEISTIECVIESLIFSYGDPLPLDKICEILELDKKTARSIIKNMMDSYNTSNRGIIIREINDKYQMCSKPEYFDYVSKLYQIRQKQALSQAAYEVLAIIAYNQPITKAKIEQIRGVNSDSAVTRLMERNLIKEAGKLDAPGRPRLYETTDEFLRCFGFKSLRDLPLLDIDDLSELSLQELVDEVQVEDDK; this is encoded by the coding sequence ATGGAAATCAGTACTATAGAGTGCGTAATTGAAAGTCTTATTTTTTCCTACGGAGATCCTTTACCACTGGATAAAATATGCGAAATACTAGAATTGGATAAAAAAACTGCAAGAAGCATAATTAAAAATATGATGGATTCGTATAACACATCTAACAGGGGTATTATTATAAGAGAAATCAATGATAAATACCAGATGTGCTCAAAACCCGAATATTTTGATTATGTATCAAAACTTTATCAAATCAGGCAGAAACAGGCTCTTTCACAGGCAGCATATGAAGTCCTTGCGATTATTGCATATAATCAACCAATAACAAAGGCCAAGATTGAGCAAATAAGGGGTGTTAATTCCGATAGTGCAGTTACAAGACTCATGGAAAGAAACCTCATTAAAGAAGCAGGGAAATTGGATGCTCCGGGAAGACCTAGATTGTATGAAACCACCGATGAGTTTTTAAGATGTTTTGGATTTAAATCTCTTAGAGATTTGCCGTTGTTGGATATTGACGATTTAAGTGAACTCAGTCTTCAGGAACTAGTTGATGAAGTACAAGTAGAGGATGATAAGTGA
- a CDS encoding DUF2953 domain-containing protein, with amino-acid sequence MIPLVIFFIAIITICIFLTIILNIRLTLGFTAKLQNKDCSVFITIYSFRNKVVKNIMIYPVPKKNKKHKRKKVNGKRDLKELRRTLQVLRRLFRRSLIIKDFKLHVKEGCGDAFNTAILYGFIWSMIGIIESRIFTQYKVKNKEINVEADFNGKYIKVNFDCIFSLKIVNIITVAKVIIILYLKNRKGGGAGVKSSNRRLNDYSNAKYQGNG; translated from the coding sequence GTGATTCCCTTGGTTATTTTTTTTATTGCTATAATAACAATTTGCATTTTTTTAACTATAATCTTGAATATCAGACTGACATTGGGTTTTACAGCAAAACTGCAAAACAAGGACTGTTCGGTTTTTATTACTATATATTCATTTAGAAATAAAGTTGTTAAAAACATAATGATATATCCTGTTCCCAAAAAGAATAAAAAGCATAAGAGAAAAAAGGTAAATGGAAAAAGAGACTTGAAAGAGTTAAGAAGAACATTGCAGGTATTGAGAAGACTTTTCAGAAGATCTTTGATAATAAAAGACTTCAAACTTCATGTTAAAGAAGGATGCGGAGATGCATTTAATACGGCTATTTTATATGGCTTTATATGGAGCATGATAGGAATAATAGAAAGTCGGATTTTTACGCAATATAAAGTTAAAAATAAGGAAATTAATGTTGAGGCCGATTTTAATGGAAAATATATTAAAGTAAACTTTGACTGCATATTTAGCCTAAAAATTGTAAATATTATTACTGTAGCTAAAGTAATTATCATACTGTACTTAAAAAATAGAAAGGGCGGTGGTGCTGGTGTCAAATCATCCAATAGAAGGCTTAATGACTACAGCAATGCAAAGTATCAAGGAAATGGTTGA
- a CDS encoding pseudouridine synthase — translation MLEIRLQKFLAHAGIASRRKAEEMIKQGRVAVNNVIVENMGVTVSSNDVVTVDGVPVITEEKKVYIMLNKPVGFVSTSKDQFGRPTVIDLVKDVEMRIYPVGRLDYDTSGLILLTNDGDFTYRLTHPKHEINKVYEAVISGFPKDNEIKRFEAGLKIEDYQTSPAKFLVLDKQGVNTLVRITIHEGKNRQVRKMCEAIGHKVLTLKRIQIGPIALGNLPEGKWRHLSDNEIKTLY, via the coding sequence ATGTTAGAAATCAGATTACAGAAATTTTTAGCACATGCCGGAATAGCTTCCAGAAGAAAAGCAGAAGAAATGATTAAACAGGGTAGAGTTGCTGTGAATAACGTCATTGTGGAGAACATGGGGGTTACGGTATCAAGCAATGATGTTGTAACCGTAGACGGAGTTCCCGTTATAACGGAAGAGAAAAAAGTGTATATAATGCTGAATAAGCCTGTGGGTTTTGTTTCTACAAGCAAAGACCAGTTTGGACGACCAACGGTTATTGATTTGGTAAAGGATGTGGAAATGAGAATATATCCTGTCGGGAGGCTTGACTATGATACATCAGGTCTTATTCTTCTTACCAATGACGGTGATTTCACATACCGACTAACCCATCCAAAACATGAGATAAATAAGGTTTATGAGGCTGTCATTTCTGGTTTTCCTAAGGACAATGAAATTAAAAGGTTTGAAGCTGGATTGAAAATAGAAGATTATCAAACTTCTCCAGCAAAATTTCTGGTTTTAGATAAACAGGGAGTTAATACCCTTGTCCGGATTACCATCCATGAAGGAAAAAACAGACAGGTGAGAAAGATGTGCGAAGCCATAGGCCACAAAGTTCTGACATTAAAAAGAATTCAGATAGGGCCTATAGCTCTGGGTAACCTTCCCGAAGGAAAGTGGAGACATCTTTCTGATAATGAAATAAAAACCTTATATTAA
- a CDS encoding oxaloacetate decarboxylase subunit alpha, with translation MAGVKITETVLRDAHQSLIATRMKTEDMLPIVEKLDNIGYHSLEAWGGATFDSCMRFLNEDPWMRLRKIKDAAKKTPLQMLLRGQNLLGYKHYADDIVEYFVQKAIANGMDIIRIFDALNDVRNVETAIKACKKEGGHAQGCICYTISPVHNLELFVRDAIQLESIGADSICIKDMAGLLVPYQAYELVKALKESVKIPIQLHTHCISGIASMTYLKAIEAGVDVVDCAISPMSIGTSQPPTESLVTTLRGTEFDTGLDLEKLSEIADYFKTLKEKYIESGLFDIKIMGVDVNSLIYQVPGGMLSNLVSQLKQFNAMDKYEEVLKEVPRVRADFGYPPLVTPSSQIVGTQAVLNVLNGERYKMVPKESKGIVKGEYGKTPAPISDEIKAKILGDEEPITCRPADLIEPELEKIKEAVKDYIEQDEDVLSYAMFPLAAEKFFKQRIKDRNKATAPAAEGIKPEVVAAISAVVNEMAERDGTQYRIGNISRINQNQNRWTLYGMLERFRTKL, from the coding sequence ATGGCAGGCGTGAAAATTACCGAAACAGTATTAAGAGACGCTCACCAATCCCTTATAGCAACCAGAATGAAGACCGAAGATATGCTTCCGATTGTTGAGAAGCTTGACAATATAGGGTATCATTCCTTGGAAGCATGGGGTGGAGCTACTTTTGATTCATGTATGAGATTCTTAAATGAAGATCCATGGATGAGACTTAGAAAAATAAAAGATGCTGCTAAAAAGACACCTCTGCAGATGCTTCTGAGAGGTCAGAATCTTTTAGGATATAAACATTATGCAGATGATATAGTAGAATATTTTGTCCAAAAAGCAATTGCAAATGGTATGGACATAATAAGAATATTTGACGCATTGAATGATGTCAGAAATGTTGAGACGGCAATTAAAGCATGCAAAAAAGAAGGCGGCCACGCTCAGGGCTGTATCTGTTACACAATAAGTCCGGTTCATAATCTTGAACTTTTTGTAAGGGATGCAATACAGTTGGAGAGCATAGGAGCAGATTCTATCTGCATTAAGGACATGGCTGGACTTTTAGTACCATATCAGGCGTATGAATTGGTTAAAGCTTTAAAAGAAAGTGTTAAGATACCGATACAACTACACACTCACTGTATAAGCGGTATAGCATCAATGACATATTTGAAGGCTATAGAAGCAGGTGTTGATGTAGTTGACTGTGCAATTTCACCTATGTCAATAGGAACGTCACAGCCGCCTACAGAGTCGTTGGTAACAACCTTAAGGGGAACTGAATTCGATACAGGATTGGATTTGGAAAAACTCAGCGAAATTGCAGACTATTTCAAAACGCTTAAAGAAAAATATATAGAAAGCGGACTATTTGATATAAAGATTATGGGTGTTGACGTTAACTCACTTATTTATCAGGTACCCGGTGGAATGCTTTCGAACCTTGTTTCCCAATTGAAGCAGTTTAATGCTATGGATAAATATGAAGAGGTTCTCAAGGAAGTTCCAAGAGTAAGAGCTGATTTTGGCTATCCTCCACTTGTTACACCATCAAGTCAGATTGTTGGTACTCAAGCGGTACTTAATGTATTAAATGGTGAAAGATACAAGATGGTGCCAAAGGAATCAAAAGGCATTGTAAAGGGAGAATACGGCAAAACACCTGCACCTATTAGTGATGAAATAAAAGCTAAGATTCTGGGGGATGAAGAGCCTATTACATGCCGACCTGCTGACCTTATTGAACCTGAGCTTGAAAAGATTAAAGAAGCTGTTAAGGACTATATAGAGCAGGATGAGGATGTACTTTCATATGCAATGTTCCCACTGGCTGCTGAAAAGTTCTTTAAGCAGCGCATTAAGGATAGAAATAAGGCTACTGCTCCTGCGGCAGAAGGAATAAAACCCGAAGTTGTAGCGGCAATATCTGCTGTAGTTAATGAAATGGCCGAAAGAGACGGTACACAGTACAGAATAGGCAATATCTCAAGGATTAACCAGAATCAGAATAGATGGACTCTGTATGGCATGCTTGAGAGATTCAGAACAAAGCTTTAA
- a CDS encoding segregation and condensation protein A — protein MESSLTKACTLKLDNFEGPFDLLFHLFEKNQVDIYDIPISSITDQYLDYLYTMQQLDLEVASEFLIMAATLLHIKSKTLLPSKKEEKQEEQDPREELVRRLVEYKRYKEFTKELKEMEKKWDRVTFRLPEAIDLPVREEIMEIDPQVLRQQYIAILNRNKKKINLGAKNITKLVEHEKVSLRSKMREVIKQLIHRVSFKFSELFSFKTKSKTEVVTGFMAILELAKMKKVKIVQNQQFSDIHVISNAENEKEEYELYDDIDENISEF, from the coding sequence ATGGAAAGCTCCCTTACAAAGGCCTGTACTTTAAAGCTTGACAATTTTGAAGGTCCATTTGATTTATTGTTTCATTTATTTGAAAAAAATCAGGTGGATATTTATGATATACCTATAAGTTCTATAACAGACCAATATCTTGATTATTTGTATACCATGCAGCAGCTTGACCTTGAAGTGGCAAGTGAGTTTCTTATAATGGCTGCAACGCTTTTGCATATAAAGTCAAAGACCCTTCTTCCAAGCAAAAAAGAAGAAAAGCAAGAGGAACAAGACCCAAGGGAAGAGCTGGTTAGACGTTTGGTTGAATATAAGAGGTATAAGGAATTTACAAAAGAACTTAAAGAGATGGAAAAGAAATGGGATAGAGTTACTTTCAGACTTCCGGAAGCCATTGATTTACCCGTTAGAGAGGAAATCATGGAAATAGATCCCCAGGTTTTGCGGCAGCAGTATATTGCAATATTGAACAGAAATAAGAAAAAAATAAATTTGGGTGCAAAAAATATCACAAAGCTTGTAGAACATGAAAAAGTTTCCCTTCGCAGTAAAATGAGAGAGGTAATAAAACAGTTGATACACAGGGTTTCCTTTAAGTTCTCGGAGCTTTTTTCCTTTAAAACCAAGTCCAAGACAGAGGTTGTAACAGGTTTTATGGCGATTTTGGAACTGGCTAAGATGAAGAAGGTCAAGATTGTTCAGAATCAGCAATTTTCGGATATTCATGTAATCAGTAATGCAGAGAATGAAAAAGAAGAATATGAGTTATATGATGATATAGATGAAAACATAAGTGAATTCTAG
- a CDS encoding class I SAM-dependent methyltransferase has translation MCILKNSLYQSHEIITRVVCNGDTVVDATAGNGHDTAFMARLVGADGQVYAFDIQESALNTTKNRLEAENLLSRVKLVHDGHQNMQKYVNKPIKAAMFNLGYLPGGDHNIGTKGGTTIEAIKSAMELVVPHGIISIVVYYGGDSGFDEKNEVINYIKTIDCKKFSVMQTEFVNQINCPPILVCLEKL, from the coding sequence ATGTGTATTTTAAAAAATTCATTATACCAATCCCATGAAATTATTACACGTGTGGTCTGTAATGGTGATACAGTTGTTGATGCGACTGCCGGAAATGGACACGATACAGCATTTATGGCAAGACTTGTGGGTGCCGATGGGCAGGTTTATGCCTTTGACATCCAAGAATCAGCACTAAATACCACAAAGAATAGGTTGGAAGCTGAAAATCTTCTAAGCAGGGTTAAACTGGTACATGATGGCCATCAAAATATGCAAAAGTATGTAAATAAACCTATTAAAGCTGCTATGTTTAACCTGGGATATCTTCCTGGCGGAGACCATAACATAGGTACTAAAGGCGGAACTACTATCGAGGCTATAAAAAGTGCTATGGAACTGGTAGTTCCTCACGGAATAATCAGTATTGTTGTATACTACGGGGGAGACAGCGGTTTTGATGAAAAGAACGAAGTTATAAACTATATTAAAACAATAGACTGTAAAAAATTCAGTGTAATGCAAACAGAGTTTGTTAATCAAATAAACTGCCCACCAATTCTTGTTTGTTTGGAGAAACTTTGA
- the ytfJ gene encoding GerW family sporulation protein, with amino-acid sequence MSNHPIEGLMTTAMQSIKEMVDVNTIVGDAVQAPDGTVIIPISKVCFGFAAGGGDYGENSSNNSQEEQDTGKFPFAGGSGAGVSINPVAFMVCGQNQIKLLPVNVNSSVDKILDMVPDLVQKASDLINEKMSKSKGENSKHKKEDKKEDSEKSKE; translated from the coding sequence GTGTCAAATCATCCAATAGAAGGCTTAATGACTACAGCAATGCAAAGTATCAAGGAAATGGTTGATGTTAATACAATAGTTGGTGATGCAGTGCAAGCACCTGACGGAACTGTTATTATACCTATTTCTAAGGTTTGTTTTGGGTTTGCAGCAGGAGGAGGAGACTATGGTGAAAATTCTTCCAATAATTCACAGGAAGAACAAGATACTGGGAAATTTCCATTTGCAGGAGGTAGTGGAGCAGGTGTTTCAATAAATCCTGTGGCATTTATGGTATGCGGACAGAATCAAATAAAGCTACTACCAGTAAATGTAAATTCTTCTGTTGACAAAATTCTAGATATGGTTCCGGATTTAGTTCAAAAAGCAAGCGACTTGATAAACGAAAAAATGTCCAAATCCAAAGGCGAAAATTCAAAACACAAAAAAGAAGATAAAAAAGAGGACAGTGAGAAGTCCAAAGAATAA
- a CDS encoding acyl-CoA carboxylase subunit beta: MSQIEKIQNLKNMKITIAQGGGEEKIAKRHADGKLSARERIDLLFDDNSFVEVDTFIESRCFDFGMQKKKLPGDGVVTGYGTVNGRKVFVASQDFTVIGGSLGEMHAKKITKVMDMALKMGVPFIAINDSGGARIEEGLDALSGYGDIFYRNTLASGVIPQISVIMGPCAGGAVYSPAITDFIFMVEKTSQMFITGPQVIKSVTGEDVSVENLGGADVHTAVSGVAHFKSSSEEECIEDIKRLLSFIPDNNVSDTMYYGVSDVADRLVESFNTIIPEESNKPYDMYDVITEVVDDGDFFEIQSCFAQNIIIGFARMNGKSVGIVANQPKVMAGSLDMNAADKAARFVRFCDAFNIPLISLTDVPAFLPGVAQEHNGIIRHGAKLLYAFSEATVPKINVILRKAYGGAYIAMNSKTIGADMVFAWPSAEIAVMGPEGAANIIFKKDITASENPAETRKEKISEYKDKFSNPYVAASRGYVDDVIEPSETRIKIISALEMLDTKRENRPSKKHGNIPL; the protein is encoded by the coding sequence ATGTCACAAATTGAAAAGATACAAAATCTAAAAAACATGAAGATAACTATAGCTCAGGGCGGCGGTGAAGAGAAGATAGCAAAAAGACACGCAGATGGAAAGCTGTCTGCCAGAGAAAGAATCGACTTATTATTTGACGATAACAGTTTTGTTGAAGTAGATACATTTATAGAATCCAGATGCTTTGACTTCGGCATGCAGAAGAAGAAACTTCCGGGTGACGGGGTTGTGACCGGTTACGGAACGGTTAACGGCAGAAAAGTTTTTGTTGCATCACAAGACTTTACTGTTATAGGCGGCTCATTGGGAGAAATGCACGCAAAAAAGATAACAAAGGTTATGGATATGGCTCTGAAAATGGGAGTACCTTTTATAGCAATTAATGATTCCGGTGGAGCTCGTATAGAGGAAGGTTTGGATGCACTTTCAGGTTATGGAGATATTTTTTATAGAAATACTCTTGCATCAGGAGTTATACCTCAGATATCAGTAATAATGGGACCCTGTGCAGGCGGTGCTGTTTATTCACCTGCCATAACCGACTTTATATTTATGGTAGAGAAAACAAGTCAGATGTTTATTACAGGACCTCAGGTAATCAAGTCTGTTACTGGTGAAGACGTATCAGTTGAAAATCTTGGAGGTGCAGATGTTCATACTGCTGTAAGCGGTGTGGCGCATTTCAAGTCTTCAAGTGAAGAAGAGTGTATTGAAGATATAAAGAGACTTTTAAGTTTTATTCCGGATAATAATGTATCTGATACTATGTACTATGGAGTATCAGATGTTGCTGACAGATTAGTGGAAAGCTTTAATACTATTATCCCAGAAGAATCAAACAAGCCTTACGATATGTATGATGTAATTACTGAAGTAGTAGATGATGGTGATTTTTTTGAAATTCAAAGTTGTTTCGCTCAGAATATTATAATCGGATTTGCTAGAATGAATGGCAAAAGTGTTGGTATAGTTGCGAATCAACCAAAAGTTATGGCCGGCTCTCTTGATATGAATGCAGCTGATAAAGCAGCACGTTTTGTCCGTTTCTGTGATGCTTTCAATATACCTTTAATTTCATTGACAGATGTACCTGCATTCTTGCCAGGTGTGGCGCAGGAGCACAACGGTATAATTCGTCATGGTGCGAAACTCTTATATGCATTCTCAGAAGCAACAGTTCCTAAGATAAATGTTATTCTTAGAAAGGCATATGGCGGAGCGTATATCGCTATGAACAGTAAGACAATAGGAGCAGATATGGTTTTTGCATGGCCATCAGCTGAAATAGCTGTTATGGGACCTGAAGGAGCGGCAAATATCATATTCAAAAAGGATATTACAGCATCTGAAAATCCAGCAGAAACCAGAAAGGAAAAGATTTCAGAATATAAAGATAAATTCTCAAATCCTTATGTAGCAGCATCAAGAGGCTATGTTGATGATGTTATTGAGCCTTCTGAAACAAGAATAAAAATTATATCAGCGCTGGAAATGTTGGATACAAAGAGGGAAAACAGGCCTTCAAAGAAGCATGGCAACATTCCGCTGTAA
- a CDS encoding DUF5362 domain-containing protein, with protein sequence MEQYNESDIVLQEKPQSTATNTNTYQRPQVDYPYQYQQTPQPDFYNSIINSLSGWMKFLGIFTIVIGAITCIGIISAAIGVPMIFAGISLTNASKTVKEYADFKNPNVLYNLFSYLKKYFKIQGILAIVSIALAFVYIVIVLVILALGAYSYMYNY encoded by the coding sequence ATGGAGCAATATAATGAATCAGATATTGTTTTACAGGAAAAGCCTCAATCAACAGCAACTAACACCAATACCTATCAGCGTCCGCAAGTTGACTACCCATATCAGTATCAGCAGACGCCTCAACCGGATTTTTATAATTCCATTATAAACAGTCTATCCGGGTGGATGAAATTCTTAGGAATTTTTACAATTGTAATCGGTGCGATAACTTGTATAGGTATTATATCTGCAGCAATTGGTGTTCCTATGATATTTGCAGGTATTTCCCTTACAAATGCATCTAAGACCGTCAAGGAATATGCAGATTTTAAGAATCCCAACGTACTGTACAATTTGTTTTCCTATCTTAAAAAGTACTTTAAAATCCAAGGTATCTTGGCAATTGTGTCTATTGCACTTGCCTTTGTATATATAGTTATTGTATTGGTTATTCTTGCTCTTGGTGCTTACAGTTATATGTATAATTATTAA
- a CDS encoding biotin/lipoyl-containing protein, translating into MNKYIIKVNGIPYEVEVQEVGGGRPGAAVPKPKAYKPGQTTTAKSSQLQAGKAGDVVAPLPGTVLKVKVNLGDDVKKGQVLLILEAMKMENEIVAQVDGKVTALTVEAGKAVTAGELMVSIG; encoded by the coding sequence ATGAATAAATATATAATTAAGGTAAACGGAATTCCTTATGAGGTAGAAGTTCAAGAAGTTGGCGGAGGAAGACCAGGTGCGGCTGTTCCAAAGCCAAAAGCTTACAAGCCCGGACAGACAACAACTGCAAAATCTTCACAACTTCAGGCAGGCAAAGCAGGAGATGTTGTTGCTCCACTGCCGGGAACTGTTTTAAAAGTGAAAGTTAATCTCGGCGATGATGTAAAAAAAGGACAGGTGCTTTTAATACTGGAAGCAATGAAAATGGAGAATGAAATAGTTGCCCAGGTTGATGGTAAAGTAACCGCTTTAACAGTTGAGGCCGGAAAGGCTGTTACTGCTGGAGAATTAATGGTATCTATAGGCTAA